The following are from one region of the Strix uralensis isolate ZFMK-TIS-50842 chromosome 4, bStrUra1, whole genome shotgun sequence genome:
- the LOC141942973 gene encoding interleukin-12 subunit beta-like produces MLVLVGLVLSLVPADALTAFPPKFQVGKVNGDVVIKCNTSEPRVTWTQNGEPEPMAELVAEGQTLTILGLDLPAAGNYSCWAGTVLLDTTYVVVSGTREERLNVSCQAESYRGSFRCSWAGPSSAVFRARLIRSDGSLGEWVLATSGHGQFSASFVDPSFCPFAEELHPLRLQLEGLSDTSYLSFSSHFFIRDIVRPDPPQELTVQRRGERLHLAWAPPASWPLPKSYFALLYRLQYELPNGTQVDEYVEGAEQTRLPELVRRVRIRCRDPYANPAWSPWTAWQEADVAQQPRLRAR; encoded by the exons AGTGAACGGGGACGTGGTGATCAAATGCAACACCTCGGAGCCGCGAGTGACCTGGACGCAGAACGGGGAGCCCGAGCCCATGGCCGAGCTGGTGGCCGAGGGACAGACACTCACCATCCTGGGCCTGGACCTGCCGGCCGCGGGCAACTACAGCTGCTGGGCTGGCACCGTCCTGCTGGACACCACATATGTGGTGGTCAGCGGCACCC GCGAGGAGCGGCTGAACGTCTCCTGCCAGGCTGAGTCCTACCGCGGCTCCTTCCGCTGCTCCTGGGCTGGCCCCAGCTCCGCTGTCTTCCGTGCCCGCCTCATACGCAG CGACGGCTCCTTGGGGGAGTGGGTGCTGGCCACCAGTGGCCATGGCCAGTTCAGTGCCAGCTTCGTGGACCCCTCCTTCTGCCCCTTCGCCGAGGAGCTGCACCCGCTgcggctgcagctggaggggctCTCGGACACCTCCTACCTCAGCTTCTCCAGCCACTTCTTCATCCGCGACATCG TGCGGCCCGACCCGCCGCAGGAGCTGACCGTgcagcggcggggggagcggctcCACCTGGCCTGGGCCCCCCCGGCCTCCTGGCCGCTCCCCAAGTCCTACTTTGCCCTGCTCTACCGGCTGCAGTACGAGCTCCCCAACGGCACCCAG GTTGACGAGTACGTGGAGGGTGCGGAGCAGACGCGGCTGCCCGAGCTGGTGAGGCGGGTGCGCATCCGCTGCCGGGACCCCTACGCCAACCCCGCCTGGAGCCCCTGGACTGCCTGGCAGGAGGCCGACGTGGCTCAGCAGCCCCGGCTCCGAGCGCGCTGA